The Girardinichthys multiradiatus isolate DD_20200921_A chromosome Y, DD_fGirMul_XY1, whole genome shotgun sequence genome has a window encoding:
- the LOC124864612 gene encoding protein BUD31 homolog gives MPKVKRSRKPPPDGWELIEPTLDELDQKMREAETDPHEGKRKVESLWPIFRLHHQRSRYIYDLFYKRKAISRELYDYCIKEGYADKNLIAKWKKQGYENLCCLRCIQTRDTNFGTNCICRVPKSKLEVGRIIECTHCGCRGCSG, from the exons ATGCCGAAAGTAAAGAGGAGTAGAAAGCCACCCCCAGATGGATGGGAGCTCATTGAGCCCACTTTGGATGAGCTGGATCAGAAAATGAGAGAAG CTGAAACAGACCCTCATGAGGGGAAGCGAAAGGTGGAGTCTCTCTGGCCAATTTTCAGGCTGCACCATCAGCGCAGTCGATACATCTACGACCTCTTCTACAAAAGAAAAGCCATCAGCCGAG aGTTGTATGACTACTGCATAAAGGAAGGCTATGCAGACAAGAACCTGATAGCCAAGTGGAAGAAGCAGGGCTATGAGAACCTGTGCTGCCTGCGCTGCATCCAAACACGAGACACCAACTTTGGAACTAACTGCATTTGCAGAGTCCCCAAGAGCAAGCTGGAAGTC GGAAGGATCATTGAGTGCACTCACTGTGGATGCAGAGGATGCTCTGGCTGA